CCATTTACATTATGAGGTGATTGTGCATGGCAAGCATGATAATCCTTCGAAGTATTACTTCATGGATTTAACTCCGGAAGAATACGACCGGATGATTCAGATTGCAGAAAACCATGGACAGGTTATGGATTAATATTTTAACAAGATGGTTCTGAAAAAAGATAAAAATCTGAAACTTTATTCTTCTATTAGCGAAGTAGCCAAGATGTTTGATATAAACGAATCGACTCTTCGCTATTGGGAAAAAGAATTTGATATATTACGTCCCAGAAAATCAGAAGGAGGAGCCAGATTTTATAAACAAGAAGACGTAGATTGTGTCCGTTTGATTTATCATTTATTGAAAGAACGGGGCATGACTATTGCCGGAGCCAAACAAAAACTAAAAGATAACAAAGAAACAACGATCCGTCAGGAGGAAATTGTAAACCGCCTGAAAGGAATAAAAGAAGAATTGTTGGGAATCAAAGAAGCTTTTGATAAACTGAACCCTAAAAATTGATTACTCATCTGATCCTGGAAACTACGCTCTCTTTTTAAATACGTGCGGATACGAACATACAATGTGCTCATCCGCACATTTTTATTTATATACGTTTATACACAAGCACTTATTAATCATAAAGATAGTACTCTGGCATATTATTTGTTTTTCTTCTTGGAAAATACAAAACAATTATAAACAGGCATGATTAAAACAGTTGATTTAGAAAAAATTTTCCGCACGGAAGAAGTGGAAACTTGGGCACTAAACAAAGTAAATATTGAAGTAGAAGAAGGGGAATTTGTGGCTATTATGGGGCCTTCAGGATGTGGTAAATCTACCTTACTAAATATTTTAGGATTGTTGGATACCCCCAGTAACGGTGAATATTTTCTGAACGGGGTAGAAGTATCTAAATATACCGAATCCCAACGTACTAAACTAAGGAAAGGAATTATCGGATTTGTATTCCAAAGTTTTAACTTGATCGATGAACTGAACGTATATGAAAATATCGAACTACCCCTTCTTTATATGGGTGTTTCGGCTTCGGAAAGAAAGAAAAAAGTAGAAGAAGCTATGGACCGTATGGCAATTACTCACCGGGCAAAACATTTTCCTCAGCAATTATCCGGAGGGCAGCAACAACGGGTAGCCATTGCGCGTGCCGTAGTTGCCAACCCTAAACTGATTCTTGCCGACGAGCCTACCGGTAACCTGGATTCCAAAAATGGGAAGGAAGTAATGAACCTCTTAAGCGAATTAAATAAAGAAGGCACTACTATTATTATGGTAACTCATTCCCAACATGATGCCGGATATGCAAGCCGTACTATTAATTTATTCGACGGACAGGTGGTAACCGAGGTAAGAATATAATAACTAAAGGAATGTAAAAAATATAAATTAGAAGCTCTTTACTACTCCTTAGGAAGCGCGTCAAAAGTTGCCTATAGTGTCATTCTAAATCCAGAAGATGAAAGTTCTTCGATCGATAAAAAGCTCCTGAAATCAATGAAATATCTATCGGTCTGCGACTTGTCAACGACAAAACAACCAAAAGGCAGCCTTTCGCTCAAAACTGTCATGGTGGACTTGATTTGTCATCTCCCTTCGCCACAGACCGACTTTTGCGATCGGAGATCCTGCGTCAAGCGCGGGAGGACAGGCAGGGACGAATGGGACCCAGAGAAAAGTTTGTCATGATCGATTTGTTTCCTTTTTTAAAAGAATGGGGGCTCAGTATTCGCTATCTTAAAATATATCTATTTACTATATATGAAGATGAAAAGTATTCCTCACACTGCCCCGTTACAGCTTACTGCATAAGAATATTTTTTGTTTCCCCTCTTTTAATCCCGAATTTTCCCGTACTTTTGTAAAAGCAATCATCAAAAAACAATACTGGAAAAATATCTAAACAATAAGATTATATGAACATAAAAAAGATTTTTCTTCTTTGCCTTGCTTGTACCGCAAGTTGGGGCATCAAAGCGGAAGAAGCCCGCTTGCTCCGTTTCCCGAATATCAATGGAGACAAAATTACTTTTTCTTATGCAGGTGATATCTATAGTGTTGATACTAAGGGAGGTACCGCTCGCCGGTTGACATCGCATATTGGTTACGAAATGTTTCCACGTATCTCTCCCGACGGCAAGTATATTGCGTTTACAGGACAGTATGATGGAAATACGGAAGTGTTTATTATGCCTGTGGAAGGGGGTGATCCCCAAAGGCTCACTTATACGGCGACTTTGGGACGCGATGATTTAGGTGACCGGATGGGCCCGAATAATATTGTAATGGGTTGGACCCCGGATAGTAAAGAAGTTCTTTTCCGTTCCCGCCAGTATACCTTCAACGATTTTACCGGCCAACTTTTTACGGTTCCTATCGATGGGGGAATGCCAAAGGAAATTCCTCTAAAAGACGGTGGTTTTTCTTCTTACTCGCCCGATGGCAAAAAGCTGGCTTACAACAATATTTTCCGTGAATTCCGTACCTGGAAAAGATATGAAGGGGGAATGGCGGACAATATACATATATTTGATTTCGACACCAAAAAGTCAGAAACGATTACCCAAGATAATCGTCAGGATGTTTTCCCGATGTGGGCATCTAACGGAACGGAGATTTATTATCTTTCCGATAAGGACAATGATATTATGAATCTGTATGTTTACGACCTCAACACCAAGCAGAGTAAAATGTTGACGAACTATACCGATTACGACATCAAATTTCCTTCTATTGGGAAAGATCAAATCGTTTACGAACAAGGTGGATATATTTATAAATTCGATACCCGTACCAAGACGCCTCAAAAAGTTACTATCGAAATAGAAAACGACCAGGTGTACGCGCGTCCGGAATGGAAAAACGTAAGTGATGATATTTCGTCTATCAGTATTGCACCTAACGGTGAACGGTTGCTGGTTACTGCCAGAGGAGATATTTTTACGGTTCCCGCGAAAGAAGGGGTTACTTATAACCTCACCGATTCGTCAAATGCAAATGATAACAATGCAGACTGGTCGCCAGACGGAAAACAGATTGCGTATGTTTCGGATAAAGGTGGCGAATTTAATATTTATGTCCGTGACCTGGCTACCGGAAAAGAGAAAAAGTTATTGGGGAAGGATATCAAGACTTATATTTTCGGTTTCCAATGGTCGCCTGACTCTAAAAAGATTCTTTGGAGCGATAAAAGAAATACGTTGAATATTACAGATGTGGCAACCGGGCAAAATACGGAGGTGGAGAAATCGGGAGAAAGCACGTTCGGTGCATTTAACTGGTCGCCGGATAGTAAATACATTACTTACGTAC
The genomic region above belongs to Parabacteroides pacaensis and contains:
- a CDS encoding ABC transporter ATP-binding protein, producing the protein MIKTVDLEKIFRTEEVETWALNKVNIEVEEGEFVAIMGPSGCGKSTLLNILGLLDTPSNGEYFLNGVEVSKYTESQRTKLRKGIIGFVFQSFNLIDELNVYENIELPLLYMGVSASERKKKVEEAMDRMAITHRAKHFPQQLSGGQQQRVAIARAVVANPKLILADEPTGNLDSKNGKEVMNLLSELNKEGTTIIMVTHSQHDAGYASRTINLFDGQVVTEVRI
- a CDS encoding MerR family transcriptional regulator, whose translation is MVLKKDKNLKLYSSISEVAKMFDINESTLRYWEKEFDILRPRKSEGGARFYKQEDVDCVRLIYHLLKERGMTIAGAKQKLKDNKETTIRQEEIVNRLKGIKEELLGIKEAFDKLNPKN